One window from the genome of Nicotiana sylvestris chromosome 9, ASM39365v2, whole genome shotgun sequence encodes:
- the LOC138877836 gene encoding uncharacterized protein, with product MMKAQALANHLAENPVDDEYQPLSTYFPDKEVNSVEVILEDTNAWKMIFNGAVNVKGVRIGAIFISPTAQHYPATTRLQFFCRNNTVEYEACIMGMNIAIDQDVDELLIMEDSDMIIRQARGEWQTRDIKLLPYIQHVEDLRKRFKSIEFTYIPRFRNELADALATLASMLPYLGNVYINPLEIQIRERHCY from the coding sequence atgATGAAAGCTCAAGCCTTGGCGAATCACttagctgagaatcctgttgatgatgaatatcaacctttgagtacttactttccggACAAGGAAGTTAATTCAGTTGAGGTAATTTTAGAGGACACTAATGCTTGGAAAATGATCTTCAACGGAGCTGTAAATGTAAAAGGTGTCAGGATTGGAGCAATTTTTATTTCACCCACCGCTCAGCACTATCCGGCCACAACCCGACTTCAGTTTTTCTGCAGGAACAACACtgtcgagtatgaagcctgcattatgggcatgaacattgcaatcgatcaggatgtggatGAATTGTTAATCATGGAAGATTCTGAcatgattatccgacaagctcgaGGTGAATGGCAGACTCGGGATATCAAGCTTCTTCCATACAttcaacatgtggaagatcttagaaAGAGGTTCAAATCCATTGAGTTCACGTACATTCCTCGGTTTCGCAATGAGTTAGCTGATGCactagctactttggcctcgatgttgcCGTATCTAGGCAATGTCTACATTAAcccattggaaatccaaatccgagaaagaCATTGTTATTGA